CCCGAGTACGGGCTCAGAATACTGCGTCTCGATAGCAGATTCACGGCGTGGAGTCGGGCGATCGTGTTCCAGCACCACGAGAGACACGATGGGAGCGGGTATCCAAGAAAACTTCAGGGCGAAGGGATAGACCCTCTCTCAAGAATCGTGTCAGTTGCCGATACATACTGTAGCCTCGTTTCCTCGGGCAATCCGAGCGGGGCGCGGCTGGGGTCCCAGGAGGCGTTTGAGTACGTGATGAGCGCGGCCGGGTTCGAGTTCGACCACACGACGGTTCTTGGGGTCATGCAGTATGTGGCTCCTTATCCCGTCGGAACGGTAGTAAGACTCAACACCGGAGAGACGGCGGTTGTGACCCGGGTGTTCAAAGGACTCACCACAAGGCCGAACGTCCGGGTAATAGCTGACCGAAACGGGCGAGAGGTGTGCGAGGCAGACGAAATGGTCCTCGCGGACTCAAAGAACCAGACGACACTCATCACCGAAATCTGCGACCTATGACACACCCCTGGAGGTAGTCAGATGATCATCAAGAGCACGCGTCTTGGCGAACTGACGGCCGAGGCCGAACAGATAATAACGTTTCCCCGCGGTCTTCCCGGTTTCGAGCGGGAGCGCCAGTTCGTCATCTGCGATCATCCTGGAAGCCGTTCCATCAAG
This region of Bacillota bacterium genomic DNA includes:
- a CDS encoding HD domain-containing protein gives rise to the protein MNRSQSISEQTVARGTRILSGLHRHLAAAASPDDIDIPYNDLSGLVEMIEDDLVEVGSEVVSLAPCSEPEDYFYVRPMNIAAVSVWVARKAGLARRTTDIGLGALLCDIGFALIRESPISDREMQRHPEYGLRILRLDSRFTAWSRAIVFQHHERHDGSGYPRKLQGEGIDPLSRIVSVADTYCSLVSSGNPSGARLGSQEAFEYVMSAAGFEFDHTTVLGVMQYVAPYPVGTVVRLNTGETAVVTRVFKGLTTRPNVRVIADRNGREVCEADEMVLADSKNQTTLITEICDL